The following coding sequences are from one Selenomonas sputigena ATCC 35185 window:
- a CDS encoding metal ABC transporter ATP-binding protein — MFKNILHHRARSADDCGHLCCTKIEDFAVSFGRVEIFSGVNLHVHCGQLTALIGPNGAGKSTLLRAILGEVPHKGRLSYADAAGRRTGQPVIGYVPQYLRFDVSSPTSVMDIFMACLSRRPVWLFPAKSLRPRVLKSLARVHAEHLIDRRLGALSGGELQRVLLALALDPVPDLLLLDEPVSGVDQNGLELFYNIVAELRAQEDMAIILISHDLNLVAKYADQVVLLDHKVVTSGTPAEVFGDARTKKIFGMLAGAAPQKMETAPDALQDEALINESLQAESEKESGAMH; from the coding sequence TTGTTCAAGAATATCCTGCATCATCGCGCGCGTTCTGCGGACGACTGCGGCCATCTCTGCTGCACGAAGATCGAAGACTTCGCCGTATCCTTCGGGCGCGTGGAAATCTTTTCGGGCGTGAACCTTCACGTCCACTGCGGACAGCTCACGGCGCTCATCGGGCCGAACGGCGCGGGAAAATCGACGCTCCTTCGTGCCATCCTCGGCGAAGTGCCGCACAAGGGGAGGCTCTCCTATGCGGACGCGGCGGGAAGGCGCACGGGGCAGCCCGTCATCGGCTATGTGCCGCAGTACCTGCGCTTCGACGTCAGTTCGCCGACGAGCGTCATGGACATCTTCATGGCGTGCCTCTCGCGCCGCCCCGTCTGGCTCTTTCCCGCGAAGTCCTTGCGGCCGCGCGTCTTGAAGAGCCTCGCGCGCGTCCATGCCGAGCACCTCATCGACCGGCGGCTCGGCGCACTGTCGGGCGGCGAACTGCAGCGTGTGCTTCTTGCGCTCGCGCTCGATCCCGTGCCCGACCTGCTGCTCCTCGATGAGCCTGTCTCGGGCGTCGACCAGAACGGCTTGGAGCTTTTTTACAATATCGTTGCCGAGCTTCGCGCCCAAGAGGACATGGCGATCATTCTGATCTCGCACGATCTGAACCTCGTTGCAAAGTATGCTGACCAGGTCGTGCTGCTCGACCATAAAGTTGTCACGAGCGGCACGCCCGCCGAGGTCTTCGGCGACGCACGCACGAAGAAGATCTTCGGCATGCTCGCGGGCGCAGCGCCGCAGAAAATGGAGACGGCGCCCGATGCGCTGCAGGATGAAGCTCTGATAAATGAGTCACTGCAGGCCGAGTCGGAGAAGGAAAGCGGGGCGATGCACTGA
- a CDS encoding SIR2 family NAD-dependent protein deacylase gives MASNPPMVQQIERLRQALFEAEAVVVGAGAGLSVAAGYLYDGARFQKHFADFIERYHFRNMYEGGFYPFPTLEEKWAYWSRYIWINRYEERQNALYQRLLSVLCSKDFFVITTNVDHFFQDNGFPKERLFYTQGDYGLWQCSVPCHDATYDNYDTVRRMVAEQEAMRVPRELVPHCPRCGEPMGMNLRADSTFVEDAGWHEAAKRYQEFLRAHQTGRVLYWEFGVGANTPGIIKYPFWALTKENPAAVYCVMNQGEAVAPQEITAQSILVDGDIDASLKALQEVMERSAGHGD, from the coding sequence ATGGCATCGAATCCTCCGATGGTTCAGCAGATCGAGCGCCTGCGGCAGGCGCTTTTTGAGGCGGAGGCGGTTGTCGTCGGTGCGGGCGCAGGGCTTTCAGTGGCTGCCGGCTATCTGTACGACGGCGCACGCTTTCAAAAGCATTTTGCCGACTTTATCGAGCGCTATCACTTCCGCAATATGTACGAGGGCGGCTTCTATCCATTCCCGACGCTTGAAGAAAAGTGGGCGTATTGGAGCCGCTATATCTGGATCAACCGCTACGAGGAGCGACAGAATGCGCTCTATCAGCGTCTCCTTTCGGTGCTTTGCAGCAAGGACTTTTTCGTCATCACGACGAATGTCGATCATTTTTTTCAAGACAACGGCTTTCCGAAGGAACGGCTCTTTTATACGCAGGGCGACTATGGCCTTTGGCAGTGCTCCGTGCCCTGTCACGATGCGACGTATGACAACTATGATACGGTTCGCCGCATGGTCGCCGAGCAGGAGGCGATGCGCGTGCCGCGAGAGCTTGTGCCGCATTGCCCTCGCTGCGGTGAGCCGATGGGGATGAATCTGCGTGCGGACAGCACCTTTGTCGAGGATGCGGGCTGGCATGAGGCGGCGAAACGGTATCAAGAATTTTTGCGTGCGCATCAGACGGGGCGCGTGCTCTATTGGGAATTCGGCGTCGGCGCGAATACGCCGGGCATCATCAAGTATCCGTTCTGGGCGCTGACGAAGGAGAATCCCGCAGCCGTCTATTGCGTGATGAATCAGGGGGAAGCCGTCGCGCCGCAGGAAATCACCGCGCAGAGCATCCTCGTCGACGGCGATATTGACGCCTCCTTGAAGGCACTGCAGGAGGTGATGGAAAGGAGTGCGGGGCATGGCGATTGA
- a CDS encoding ABC transporter permease, with the protein MLYDIWTVFWRDWIVLKRRLAKFILSRMVAPLLYLVAFGWGLGRSISVSSGTYLDFLVPGILALNSMNISFNSVIPVHAERIYHKSLEEYLVAPIRPAAFVIGKVLAAVLRGLISSAIIVVLACLFGAKLSLSPLFLLVLVLNCVIFAEIGFIAAMKIETYEEMGQVNTYILLPMSFLCGTFFSTKALPEVVRVLIELLPLTHTSVLLRALAGGEAASALSFGALVFYALLCFWFANRSFSRLTR; encoded by the coding sequence GTGCTCTATGATATATGGACGGTCTTCTGGCGCGATTGGATCGTCTTGAAGCGCCGCTTGGCGAAGTTCATCCTGAGCCGCATGGTCGCGCCGCTCCTCTACCTCGTCGCCTTCGGCTGGGGTCTGGGCAGGAGCATATCGGTGTCTTCCGGCACCTATCTCGACTTCCTCGTGCCGGGCATCCTCGCGCTCAATTCCATGAACATCAGCTTCAACAGCGTGATTCCCGTGCATGCCGAGCGCATTTACCACAAGAGCCTTGAAGAGTACCTCGTCGCGCCGATCCGTCCGGCGGCCTTCGTCATCGGCAAGGTGCTCGCAGCCGTATTGCGCGGACTCATTTCCTCTGCCATCATCGTCGTGCTCGCCTGCCTTTTCGGCGCGAAGCTCTCTCTTTCCCCGCTCTTTCTTCTCGTGCTCGTGCTGAACTGCGTGATCTTTGCGGAGATCGGCTTCATCGCAGCGATGAAGATCGAGACGTACGAAGAGATGGGGCAGGTCAATACATACATCCTGCTGCCGATGTCGTTCCTCTGCGGCACGTTCTTCTCGACGAAGGCTTTGCCCGAGGTCGTGCGCGTCCTCATCGAGCTTCTGCCGCTCACGCATACGAGCGTGCTCCTGCGTGCACTCGCGGGCGGCGAGGCGGCGTCTGCGCTTTCTTTCGGTGCGCTCGTCTTCTACGCGCTCCTTTGCTTCTGGTTCGCGAACCGGTCTTTTTCCCGGCTGACGCGCTAG
- a CDS encoding ABC transporter ATP-binding protein encodes MVRVENLVKEFRHTDAAGKAAVKRAVDGLSFAVARGEIFGLLGPNGAGKTTTIRMLTMLTQPTSGAIFYEGRPLEGNEAAVKELIGVVPQQVNFDQDLTAGENLELHARLHHIGAAERRARIEELLAFVELEGVRRDPVRRLSGGMKRRLLIARALVHRPRILFLDEPTVALDPQVRRRIWELIRQMAHEGVTVLLTTHYIEEAESLCARVAIMNRGKLAALDAPAALRERLGDFVVEWDGEAGREYRYFTGRKDAAAFAAALDGAASIRRSNLEDAFIELTGRKEGL; translated from the coding sequence TTGGTTCGCGTGGAAAATCTTGTCAAGGAGTTTCGTCATACCGATGCTGCGGGAAAGGCAGCGGTGAAGCGTGCGGTAGACGGGCTTTCTTTTGCTGTCGCACGCGGGGAGATCTTCGGGCTTTTAGGGCCGAACGGCGCGGGCAAGACGACGACGATCCGCATGTTGACGATGCTCACGCAGCCGACTTCGGGTGCAATTTTCTACGAGGGCAGGCCGCTTGAGGGAAATGAAGCGGCGGTCAAGGAGCTGATCGGCGTCGTGCCGCAGCAGGTGAACTTCGACCAGGATTTGACGGCGGGCGAGAATCTTGAGCTGCACGCTCGCCTGCATCATATCGGGGCGGCGGAGCGCCGAGCACGCATAGAAGAGCTGCTCGCCTTCGTCGAGCTTGAGGGCGTGCGGCGCGATCCCGTGCGGCGTCTGTCGGGCGGCATGAAGCGCAGACTTCTCATCGCGCGCGCCCTCGTGCATCGCCCGCGCATCCTCTTCCTCGACGAGCCGACGGTCGCGCTCGACCCGCAGGTGCGGCGGCGCATCTGGGAGCTGATCCGGCAAATGGCGCACGAAGGTGTGACGGTGCTGTTGACGACGCATTACATCGAGGAGGCGGAGAGCCTTTGCGCGCGCGTCGCCATCATGAATCGCGGCAAGCTAGCGGCGCTCGATGCGCCCGCCGCCCTGCGCGAAAGGCTCGGCGATTTCGTCGTCGAGTGGGACGGCGAAGCGGGGCGTGAGTACCGCTACTTCACAGGGCGCAAAGACGCCGCCGCGTTTGCCGCCGCGCTCGACGGCGCGGCGAGCATCCGCCGCTCGAATCTGGAGGACGCCTTCATCGAGCTGACGGGGCGAAAGGAGGGGCTGTGA
- a CDS encoding ATP-binding cassette domain-containing protein, whose amino-acid sequence MSAVITFRDVSKSYGGTEAVRGLSLSIETGEFITVLGASGGGKTTFLKMINGLVEPTSGEITVLGESLKTADLVQLRRKIGYAIQGSVLFPHLTVEENIAYVPNLWNKSDKERTKKAVAKWMAIVGLAAELGERYPAELSGGQQQRVGIARALAASPELLLMDEPFGAVDALLRRQLQDEIRAIHARGGLTIVFVTHDVEEALRLGTRVLILKEGRIEQFAAPEEIEESPATDFVRQLVEKM is encoded by the coding sequence ATGAGCGCGGTCATCACGTTTCGCGATGTAAGCAAATCGTATGGAGGGACGGAGGCCGTCCGCGGTCTGAGTCTTTCCATCGAGACGGGAGAATTCATCACGGTGCTCGGCGCGTCGGGCGGCGGCAAGACGACATTTCTCAAGATGATCAACGGACTCGTCGAGCCGACTTCGGGCGAGATCACGGTGCTCGGCGAAAGCCTCAAAACGGCGGATCTCGTGCAGCTGCGCCGCAAGATCGGCTATGCGATTCAGGGCAGCGTGCTCTTCCCGCATCTGACGGTCGAGGAAAATATCGCCTATGTGCCGAACCTCTGGAACAAGAGCGACAAGGAACGAACGAAGAAGGCCGTGGCGAAGTGGATGGCGATCGTCGGCCTTGCCGCAGAGCTTGGCGAACGCTACCCTGCCGAGCTTTCGGGCGGGCAGCAACAGCGCGTCGGCATCGCGCGCGCCTTGGCGGCGTCGCCCGAGCTTCTGCTGATGGATGAGCCGTTCGGCGCGGTCGACGCTCTCTTGCGCCGTCAACTGCAGGACGAGATCCGCGCCATTCACGCACGCGGCGGTCTCACGATCGTCTTCGTCACGCACGATGTCGAAGAAGCTCTGCGCCTCGGCACACGCGTCCTCATATTGAAGGAAGGGCGCATCGAGCAATTCGCCGCTCCCGAGGAGATCGAGGAGAGTCCTGCGACGGACTTTGTGCGCCAGCTTGTGGAAAAAATGTAG
- a CDS encoding DUF421 domain-containing protein — MLTYSLVLAKLALGLLCLVLQINLLGKGNLAPSSATDQVQNYVLGAIIGGVIYNENISVMDFILVLIAWTMLVLLLKYMKSNSSAVKSFVDGHPVRIIERGKLDVEECMRRGLLAHDIHLKLRTAGVYFVKDVKRAVLEPNGQLTVIQYGEQNARYPVVVDGQADEEALELADKDRIWLDAALREQGYELKDVYIGEYKEGALTVYPYEARA; from the coding sequence ATGCTCACATATTCACTGGTCTTGGCAAAACTCGCGCTCGGACTTCTGTGCCTCGTGCTGCAGATCAATCTCCTCGGCAAGGGAAATCTCGCGCCTAGCTCCGCGACGGATCAGGTGCAGAACTACGTTCTCGGCGCCATCATCGGCGGCGTCATATACAACGAGAATATTTCTGTCATGGACTTCATCCTCGTGCTCATCGCTTGGACTATGCTCGTCCTGCTCCTGAAATACATGAAGTCGAACAGCAGCGCCGTCAAATCCTTCGTCGACGGACATCCCGTGCGCATCATCGAGCGCGGCAAGCTCGACGTCGAAGAGTGCATGAGGCGGGGACTCTTGGCGCACGACATCCATCTGAAGCTGCGCACGGCGGGCGTCTACTTCGTCAAGGACGTCAAGCGTGCCGTTCTTGAGCCGAACGGTCAGCTCACGGTCATCCAGTACGGCGAGCAGAACGCACGCTATCCCGTCGTCGTCGATGGGCAGGCGGACGAGGAAGCCTTGGAACTTGCCGACAAGGATCGGATCTGGCTCGACGCGGCGCTTCGAGAGCAGGGATATGAACTCAAGGATGTCTACATCGGCGAGTACAAGGAGGGTGCACTCACGGTCTATCCGTATGAGGCGCGGGCGTGA
- a CDS encoding metal ABC transporter permease translates to MELLYALLSALPFDWLQHGFMKNAFLAVLLVTPLFGLLSTMVVSNRMAFFSDSLGHGAFTGLAVGVLLGWLSPLLSLVAFSVVFALLITYIKNRSSASTDTIIGVFSSTGIALGLMLMSRGGGFNKYSSYLIGDLLSISPEEIGSLFFVFLAVVLVWALVFNSLLVLSINASFARSRGVAAFLTEGLFASVLAVVVAVSIQWVGLLIINSLLVLPAAAARNIAQDVKSYHLLSVAVALFSGVAGLLLAYYCNMAAGASIVVVAAAVFFLTLLLKPYFVR, encoded by the coding sequence ATGGAACTCCTCTATGCGCTTCTCAGCGCTCTGCCCTTCGACTGGCTGCAGCACGGCTTCATGAAGAATGCCTTTCTCGCCGTGCTGCTCGTGACGCCGCTCTTCGGGCTTCTGAGCACGATGGTCGTGTCGAACCGCATGGCGTTCTTCTCGGACTCTCTGGGACACGGCGCTTTCACGGGGCTTGCCGTCGGCGTGCTCTTAGGTTGGCTCTCGCCGCTCCTCTCGCTCGTCGCCTTCTCCGTTGTCTTCGCGCTCCTCATCACTTACATCAAGAACCGCAGCAGCGCGTCGACGGACACGATCATCGGCGTTTTCTCGTCTACGGGCATCGCGCTCGGCCTCATGCTCATGAGCCGGGGCGGCGGCTTCAACAAATATTCCTCATACCTGATCGGCGATCTTCTTTCCATCTCGCCCGAGGAAATCGGCTCGCTCTTCTTCGTCTTTCTCGCCGTCGTCCTCGTCTGGGCTCTCGTGTTTAACTCGCTTCTCGTGCTCTCGATCAACGCGTCGTTCGCCAGAAGCCGAGGCGTCGCCGCCTTCCTCACGGAGGGGCTTTTTGCTTCCGTGCTCGCCGTCGTCGTCGCCGTCAGCATCCAGTGGGTCGGGCTTCTCATCATCAACTCGCTGCTCGTGCTGCCCGCCGCCGCCGCAAGGAATATCGCGCAGGACGTCAAGAGCTACCATCTGCTCTCCGTTGCCGTCGCGCTCTTTTCGGGGGTTGCGGGGCTCTTGCTCGCCTACTACTGCAACATGGCGGCGGGGGCGAGCATCGTCGTCGTCGCTGCCGCCGTCTTTTTCCTCACATTGCTGTTGAAACCGTACTTTGTGCGCTGA
- a CDS encoding protein-ADP-ribose hydrolase — protein sequence MAIEAQESAEGRREKVAFLIEHLLTEMPVYREEAEHVPDVEQAQRDFLRALMNVRPAIPLQVEFLRVQDELLKEEREARGVVDGAALPTVAEERRTAMARGAASGAGMDTADENFVLWQGDITRLAVDAIVNAANSALRGCFVPLHRCIDNAIHSAAGLALRAACDEIMREQGHPEPAGRAKITPGFNLPARHVLHTVGPIIAPAGSPVHEPGVFAGVTHEAQQCLVSCYRACLDLAAERRLASVAFCCISTGEFHYPPQEAAETAVATCRAWLQAHDTPMRIVFNVFKDEDLAIYRRIFQL from the coding sequence ATGGCGATTGAAGCGCAGGAAAGCGCAGAAGGCCGCAGAGAGAAGGTCGCGTTCCTCATCGAGCATCTTCTGACGGAGATGCCCGTTTACCGCGAGGAAGCCGAGCATGTGCCGGACGTGGAGCAGGCGCAGCGCGACTTTCTGCGTGCCTTGATGAACGTGCGTCCGGCAATCCCCTTGCAGGTGGAATTCCTGCGCGTGCAGGATGAGCTTCTGAAAGAGGAGCGCGAGGCGCGAGGCGTCGTCGACGGCGCGGCTCTGCCGACGGTGGCGGAGGAGCGGCGCACGGCTATGGCACGCGGCGCGGCGAGCGGTGCGGGTATGGACACTGCGGATGAAAACTTCGTGCTCTGGCAGGGCGATATCACGCGCCTTGCCGTCGACGCCATCGTCAATGCGGCGAATTCCGCCCTGCGCGGCTGCTTCGTGCCGCTGCACCGCTGCATTGACAATGCGATCCACTCGGCGGCGGGACTCGCCCTTCGCGCCGCCTGCGATGAAATCATGCGGGAACAGGGACATCCGGAGCCTGCCGGGCGCGCGAAGATTACGCCGGGATTCAATCTGCCCGCTCGTCATGTGCTTCATACGGTCGGCCCGATCATCGCGCCTGCGGGAAGTCCTGTCCATGAGCCGGGAGTATTCGCGGGCGTCACGCACGAAGCACAGCAATGCCTCGTTTCATGCTACCGCGCGTGCCTCGACCTCGCGGCGGAGCGAAGATTGGCCTCCGTCGCCTTCTGCTGCATCTCGACGGGCGAGTTTCACTACCCGCCGCAGGAAGCCGCCGAGACAGCCGTCGCGACCTGCCGCGCATGGCTTCAGGCGCATGACACGCCGATGCGCATCGTGTTCAATGTGTTCAAGGACGAGGATTTGGCGATTTATCGCAGGATCTTTCAGCTTTGA
- a CDS encoding ADP-ribosylglycohydrolase family protein, protein MKVVGTNGERKGDRLMYGAILGDMIGSPYEFDRGAKTKDFPLFSQGSRFTDDTVMTIAVADALLEVGEEADEAAVCAAVVRAMQRWGRRYPRVGYGGLFRRWLASDEPEPYGSFGNGSAMRVAAAGWLYDTLARTREVARQTAVITHNHAEGIKGAEATASAIFLSRGGKSKEEIKDYIVREFGYDLSRTLDEIRPFYAMDATCQGSVPEAILSFLESTDFEDTVRNAVSIGGDTDTVACIAGSIAEAFYGVPEELKAECRRRLPQEMLAVLAAFDEARQLSSCSTGQERSRASM, encoded by the coding sequence ATGAAAGTCGTTGGGACAAACGGGGAGCGGAAAGGAGACCGTCTTATGTATGGTGCAATCTTAGGCGATATGATCGGTTCACCGTATGAATTCGACCGCGGCGCGAAGACGAAGGATTTTCCTCTGTTCAGTCAAGGCTCGCGCTTTACGGATGATACGGTGATGACGATCGCCGTGGCGGACGCTTTGTTGGAAGTGGGAGAAGAGGCGGACGAAGCGGCGGTTTGTGCGGCGGTCGTTCGCGCGATGCAGCGCTGGGGCAGGAGGTATCCGCGCGTCGGTTACGGCGGACTCTTCCGCCGCTGGCTGGCAAGTGACGAGCCTGAGCCGTACGGCAGTTTCGGCAACGGCTCGGCGATGCGCGTCGCCGCTGCGGGCTGGCTCTATGATACGCTCGCAAGGACGCGCGAGGTAGCAAGGCAGACGGCGGTCATCACGCATAACCATGCGGAGGGAATCAAGGGCGCGGAGGCGACGGCGAGCGCTATATTCCTCTCGCGTGGGGGAAAGTCGAAGGAAGAAATCAAGGATTATATCGTGCGGGAGTTCGGCTACGATTTGTCGCGCACGCTCGATGAGATTCGCCCCTTTTACGCGATGGACGCTACATGCCAAGGGTCTGTGCCCGAGGCGATCCTCTCGTTCCTCGAAAGCACGGATTTCGAGGATACCGTGCGAAATGCCGTGTCCATCGGCGGCGATACGGATACGGTCGCCTGCATCGCGGGCAGTATTGCCGAAGCCTTCTACGGCGTGCCCGAAGAGCTGAAGGCGGAATGCCGCCGCCGTCTGCCGCAGGAGATGCTCGCGGTACTCGCTGCGTTTGACGAGGCGCGGCAGCTAAGTTCCTGTTCAACGGGGCAGGAAAGATCACGAGCATCCATGTAG
- a CDS encoding ABC transporter permease/substrate-binding protein: MFAEMIRLFHERSDFFLQLTLEHIAIALVAIVLAIVIGGAMGILIAEVDRMAQPTLLVVNFLYTIPSIAMFGFLLPFSGIGNTTAIIALTLYALLPMVKNTHTGLKNVDPLLIEAAVGMGSTRFQVLRRIALPLAMPVILAGIRNMTTMTIALAGIASFIGAGGLGIAIYRGITTNNAALAFDGSLLIACLALLADTVLARLEKRVFLRRSDTRGRRRRSWRRLAAISLALVAAGGAYAFFQSTKVAVIRIATKPMTEQLILGEMLKFVIEQDSGLKVALTPGVGGGTSNIMPAMENGDFDIYPEYTGTGWLQVLKRTDAYDESRFAELQEEYRNRYHMEWLGMTGFNDTFGIAVRRDLAERYQLRTYSDLARIADKMNFGAEYDFFEREDGFPAMCRAYGMNFASTVDIDIGLKYQALDEGKLDSMIVFTTDGRLSKVNGIVLEDDKKFFTSYECGMVVREEALSAHPELRDLLAHFDGLISEAEMAEMNDVVESGGEEPRAVARRFLEEKGVLR, encoded by the coding sequence ATGTTTGCAGAGATGATACGACTTTTCCATGAGCGCAGCGATTTTTTCCTGCAGCTTACGCTGGAGCATATTGCCATAGCGCTGGTGGCAATCGTCCTCGCCATCGTGATTGGCGGCGCGATGGGCATTTTGATTGCCGAGGTTGACCGCATGGCGCAGCCGACGCTTCTCGTCGTCAATTTTCTCTACACGATCCCGTCGATCGCGATGTTCGGCTTTCTTCTGCCTTTTTCGGGCATCGGCAATACGACGGCGATCATCGCCTTGACACTCTACGCGCTCTTGCCGATGGTGAAGAATACGCATACGGGCTTGAAGAATGTTGATCCGCTCCTCATCGAAGCGGCGGTCGGCATGGGGTCGACGCGCTTCCAGGTGCTCAGGCGCATCGCCCTGCCGCTCGCCATGCCCGTCATTCTCGCAGGCATCCGCAACATGACGACGATGACGATCGCGCTCGCGGGCATCGCGTCCTTCATCGGTGCGGGCGGCCTCGGCATCGCCATCTACCGCGGCATCACGACGAATAATGCAGCGCTCGCCTTCGACGGCTCGCTCCTCATCGCCTGTCTGGCGCTCCTGGCTGATACCGTTCTCGCTCGCCTCGAAAAGCGTGTCTTTCTCCGCCGAAGCGATACGAGGGGGCGGAGGAGACGTTCGTGGCGGCGTCTTGCGGCGATTTCTCTCGCGCTCGTCGCAGCAGGCGGCGCTTATGCGTTCTTCCAGAGCACGAAGGTCGCCGTCATCCGCATCGCGACGAAGCCGATGACGGAGCAGCTGATTCTCGGAGAAATGCTCAAGTTCGTCATCGAGCAGGACAGCGGCTTGAAGGTCGCCCTGACGCCGGGCGTCGGCGGCGGCACGTCGAACATCATGCCCGCGATGGAGAACGGCGATTTCGACATCTATCCCGAGTATACAGGAACGGGCTGGCTGCAGGTTTTGAAACGCACGGACGCCTACGACGAATCGCGCTTTGCCGAGCTGCAGGAAGAGTATCGCAATCGGTATCACATGGAGTGGCTCGGCATGACGGGCTTCAACGATACCTTCGGCATCGCCGTGCGGCGGGATCTCGCCGAGCGGTATCAGCTCAGGACGTATTCCGACCTCGCACGCATCGCAGACAAGATGAATTTTGGCGCCGAGTACGATTTCTTCGAGCGCGAGGATGGCTTCCCTGCGATGTGCCGCGCTTATGGCATGAACTTCGCTTCGACGGTCGATATCGACATCGGTCTCAAGTATCAGGCGCTAGACGAAGGCAAGCTCGATTCGATGATCGTTTTCACGACGGACGGGCGGCTTTCCAAGGTCAATGGAATCGTGCTTGAAGACGACAAGAAATTTTTTACGTCCTACGAATGCGGCATGGTCGTACGCGAGGAGGCACTCTCTGCACATCCTGAACTTCGCGACTTGCTCGCGCATTTCGACGGACTGATTTCGGAAGCGGAGATGGCAGAGATGAACGACGTGGTCGAGTCGGGCGGCGAGGAGCCGCGCGCGGTTGCACGCCGCTTCTTGGAAGAAAAGGGGGTGCTCCGATGA
- a CDS encoding CheB methylesterase domain-containing protein, translated as MESGKSDKRGKTSLFPVAMPPASTKEKQLIAIGASTGGTEAIAAILKNLAPPLPPIVIVQHIPPIFSNHFAHRLNAISKLTVKEAEDGETIKDSTAYVAPGGQHMKLERRSGRLVVTCTKGDPVNWVRPSADVLFFTVAELVGDAALGVILTGMGADGAKGLFAMRHAGAMTFGQDEASCVVYGMPRAAFELGAVERQLPLAMMAGAITQAVRGR; from the coding sequence ATGGAAAGCGGCAAGAGCGATAAGAGGGGCAAGACGAGCCTTTTTCCTGTCGCCATGCCTCCGGCATCGACGAAGGAAAAGCAGCTGATCGCCATCGGCGCTTCGACGGGCGGTACGGAAGCGATCGCGGCCATCCTCAAGAACCTCGCGCCGCCGCTCCCTCCCATCGTCATCGTGCAGCACATCCCGCCCATCTTCAGCAACCACTTTGCGCACAGACTCAACGCCATATCGAAGCTCACGGTCAAGGAAGCCGAGGACGGCGAAACCATCAAGGACTCGACCGCCTACGTCGCGCCTGGAGGTCAGCACATGAAGCTCGAAAGGCGTTCGGGCAGGCTCGTCGTCACATGCACGAAGGGCGATCCCGTGAACTGGGTGCGCCCGTCCGCCGACGTCCTCTTCTTCACCGTAGCAGAACTCGTCGGTGACGCAGCGCTCGGCGTCATCCTCACAGGCATGGGCGCGGACGGCGCGAAGGGACTCTTCGCCATGCGCCACGCGGGCGCCATGACGTTCGGTCAGGACGAAGCCTCATGCGTCGTCTACGGCATGCCGCGCGCGGCCTTCGAGCTGGGAGCAGTCGAGCGGCAGCTGCCGCTCGCGATGATGGCGGGCGCGATCACGCAGGCCGTGCGCGGGCGATAG
- a CDS encoding DUF3290 domain-containing protein, whose translation MQFYTYAYIVQHSQINDAVRYGVSFLMLFALLVAIIKYFRNRLVTRYRDLIVILFLAVAFLGGAQWNSFSQTKSDREQTSRMAGFLHNLGEELEVSPEEIRTSSTHLKQGLLVEAEGKYYEITFNGDYTSFKYEETHLMTRDVKIVDKDS comes from the coding sequence TTGCAGTTCTATACCTATGCTTACATCGTGCAGCACAGTCAGATCAACGACGCTGTACGGTACGGCGTGTCTTTTCTCATGCTTTTCGCGCTGCTCGTTGCCATCATCAAGTATTTTCGCAACCGTCTCGTCACGCGCTATCGCGACCTCATTGTCATCCTCTTCCTTGCCGTCGCCTTCCTGGGCGGCGCACAGTGGAACAGCTTCAGCCAGACGAAGAGCGATCGCGAGCAGACTTCGCGCATGGCGGGATTTTTGCACAATCTCGGCGAGGAGCTGGAGGTGTCGCCCGAGGAGATTCGCACGAGTTCCACGCACCTCAAGCAGGGACTTCTCGTCGAAGCGGAGGGCAAGTATTACGAGATCACGTTCAACGGCGATTACACGTCCTTCAAGTACGAGGAAACGCATCTGATGACGCGTGACGTGAAGATCGTTGACAAGGATTCTTAG